From one Actinomycetota bacterium genomic stretch:
- a CDS encoding NAD-dependent epimerase/dehydratase family protein produces the protein MSEPLAGRKVLVTGGTGFIGRYVTRVLAAAGADITVVHTPHSNDRTDVPAAVVEAVLGEDDTVYRAVEGVDAVVHLAARSGGIQMQQADHAGLFVDNLRITRQVFDAAFRANVGAVYAASSAVVYASAQPRPMTEDAPKIEPGHPGATGYAWGKLTDEAIARWYSARIGRVVIGRFANVYGPGATFDPERSTVVHSLVKKAVDAAPGGTLCVWGSGDAIRSFIHVRDAARAVVTILERGENGGVYNIDSGDPVSIRQLAETIRDIVDPSLDVRFDPSKPAGPPFRVLDTTALRGLGFEPRTALTDGLGETVEAYRSLP, from the coding sequence GTGTCGGAACCCTTGGCGGGGCGGAAGGTCCTCGTCACCGGTGGTACCGGGTTCATCGGGCGCTACGTCACACGGGTGTTGGCCGCGGCAGGCGCCGACATCACCGTGGTGCACACGCCACACAGCAACGACCGGACCGACGTCCCCGCAGCGGTTGTGGAGGCGGTCCTGGGCGAGGACGACACCGTCTACCGCGCAGTCGAAGGCGTCGACGCCGTGGTGCACCTCGCCGCTCGCTCCGGTGGGATCCAGATGCAGCAGGCCGACCACGCCGGTCTGTTCGTCGACAACCTCCGGATCACACGGCAGGTGTTCGACGCTGCGTTCCGGGCGAACGTCGGCGCGGTGTACGCCGCGTCGTCCGCGGTGGTGTACGCCTCCGCCCAGCCACGCCCGATGACCGAGGACGCACCGAAGATCGAGCCGGGCCACCCGGGCGCCACGGGGTACGCGTGGGGGAAGCTGACCGACGAGGCGATCGCCCGCTGGTACTCGGCGCGCATCGGCCGCGTGGTGATCGGCAGGTTCGCCAACGTCTACGGGCCCGGAGCGACGTTCGACCCCGAGCGCTCCACCGTGGTGCACTCGTTGGTGAAGAAGGCCGTCGATGCAGCGCCGGGCGGGACGCTCTGCGTGTGGGGCTCCGGCGATGCGATCAGGAGCTTCATCCACGTCCGCGACGCCGCACGGGCGGTCGTGACCATCCTCGAGCGGGGGGAGAACGGCGGCGTCTACAACATCGACAGCGGGGATCCCGTCAGCATCCGCCAGCTGGCGGAGACGATCCGTGACATCGTCGATCCCTCGCTCGACGTGCGCTTCGATCCGTCCAAGCCGGCAGGGCCACCGTTCCGCGTGCTCGACACCACGGCGCTGCGAGGTCTGGGGTTCGAGCCGCGAACCGCGTTGACCGACGGGCTGGGCGAGACGGTCGAGGCGTACCGCTCGCTCCCCTAG
- the guaA gene encoding glutamine-hydrolyzing GMP synthase yields the protein MTAPSDEIRDTRFDTVLVVDFGAQYAQLIARRVREAHVYSEIVSHTITADEVRARRAKAVILSGGPASVYAERAPRLDPQVFAIGVPVLGICYGQQLMADTLGGTVARTGVREYGRRDLTVDDPGVLLDGTPPRQPVWMSHGDTVTAAPPGFRVTARTATAPVAVFEDPDRGLYGVQYHPEVSHTTYGRDLLKRFVYDAAGCRPTWTPLNVIDHAVSAVRAQVGDRPVLCGLSGGVDSAVAAALVHRAVGDQLTCVFVDHGLLRHDEGRQVEDTFRGHFDVNLVHVKAEDRFLDALAGVTDPERKRKIIGEQFIRVFEESARDLDLGDQPTAPSKKFLVQGTLYPDVIESGSDTAATIKSHHNVGGLPADLDFELVEPLRLLFKDEVRHLGEELGLPETMVWRQPFPGPGLAVRIVGEVTRDRLGIVRAADRIVLEELRRAGLERHIWQAFAALLTVRSVGVMGDERTYGHPIVVRAVTSEDAMTADWARLPDEVLERISGRIIGEVEGVNRVVYDITSKPPGTIEWE from the coding sequence ATGACCGCCCCGTCCGACGAGATCCGCGATACCCGGTTCGACACGGTCCTAGTGGTGGACTTCGGGGCCCAGTACGCGCAGCTGATCGCCCGCCGGGTCCGTGAGGCGCACGTCTACTCCGAGATCGTGTCTCACACCATCACCGCCGACGAGGTCCGCGCCCGGCGCGCCAAGGCGGTGATCCTGTCGGGCGGTCCGGCCAGCGTGTACGCGGAACGGGCGCCCCGGCTGGATCCGCAGGTGTTCGCCATCGGCGTCCCGGTCCTTGGCATCTGTTACGGCCAGCAGCTGATGGCCGACACCCTGGGGGGCACCGTCGCGAGGACCGGCGTCCGCGAGTACGGCCGCCGCGACCTCACCGTCGACGACCCCGGCGTGCTGTTGGATGGCACCCCGCCACGCCAGCCGGTGTGGATGAGCCACGGCGACACGGTCACCGCCGCCCCGCCCGGGTTCCGCGTCACCGCCCGGACCGCCACCGCCCCGGTCGCGGTCTTCGAGGATCCTGACCGCGGCCTGTACGGCGTGCAGTACCACCCGGAGGTGTCCCACACGACCTACGGCCGGGACCTGCTCAAGCGGTTCGTGTACGACGCGGCCGGATGCCGTCCGACCTGGACTCCTCTGAACGTGATCGATCACGCGGTCTCCGCGGTGCGTGCGCAGGTGGGTGACCGTCCGGTGCTGTGTGGCCTGTCGGGCGGAGTGGACTCGGCGGTGGCGGCAGCGCTGGTGCACCGGGCGGTCGGGGACCAGCTGACGTGCGTGTTCGTCGATCACGGGCTGCTCCGCCACGACGAGGGACGCCAGGTGGAGGACACCTTCCGCGGCCACTTCGACGTCAACCTGGTGCACGTCAAGGCTGAGGACCGGTTCCTCGACGCGCTCGCGGGCGTCACCGACCCGGAACGCAAACGCAAGATCATCGGCGAGCAGTTCATCCGGGTGTTCGAGGAGAGCGCCCGTGATCTCGACCTCGGGGATCAGCCGACCGCGCCCAGCAAGAAGTTCCTGGTGCAGGGAACCCTGTACCCGGACGTGATCGAGTCCGGCAGCGACACCGCCGCCACCATCAAGAGCCACCACAACGTGGGGGGGCTCCCCGCCGACCTGGACTTCGAGCTGGTCGAACCGCTGCGCCTGCTGTTCAAGGACGAGGTCCGCCACCTCGGCGAGGAGCTCGGGCTGCCCGAGACGATGGTGTGGCGCCAACCGTTCCCCGGCCCCGGCCTGGCCGTGCGGATCGTCGGTGAGGTCACCCGCGACCGGCTGGGGATCGTCCGCGCCGCCGACCGCATCGTTCTCGAGGAGCTGCGACGCGCAGGGCTGGAACGCCACATCTGGCAGGCGTTCGCGGCACTGCTCACCGTCCGGTCGGTGGGCGTGATGGGCGATGAGCGCACCTACGGACACCCGATCGTTGTCCGTGCGGTGACCTCCGAGGACGCCATGACCGCCGACTGGGCACGCTTGCCCGACGAGGTTCTCGAGCGGATCAGCGGCCGCATCATCGGGGAGGTCGAAGGCGTCAACCGCGTCGTGTACGACATCACCTCCAAGCCGCCCGGCACCATCGAGTGGGAGTAG
- a CDS encoding glycosyltransferase family 2 protein, with translation MRTSGETTAAGRSVSVLLPVLDEADHIDEVLASLAAQDHPGRVQIVVADGGSTDGTLERLATWQDRLPDLIVVHNPHRLQAHGLNLAAQVASGEIVVRADGHTAYPPDYVRRSVEALLSCDAVAVGGNLLPLGTTPFGKAVAAVMRSPLAIGPGRFHHASERQLADTVYLGAYRRADFLATGGYRALPSGVAEDADLYHRWRREGRTILLDPAIRSTYRPRETPRAFGQQSWRYGRGKGELLWLNGRWPSWRPAAPLALVVGLVTTAAVWVAAGVWWPFAAVTGAWVLVVATVAARCADTLAGAARVAAAVVIMHLAYGAGLVVGMVSGPRPVRHLRQPDR, from the coding sequence GTGCGGACCTCGGGTGAGACGACGGCGGCCGGCCGGTCGGTCTCGGTCCTCCTGCCGGTCCTGGACGAGGCCGACCACATCGACGAGGTCCTGGCGTCGCTGGCCGCCCAGGATCACCCTGGTCGTGTCCAGATCGTCGTGGCCGACGGCGGTTCGACGGACGGGACGCTGGAGCGGCTGGCCACCTGGCAGGACCGGCTCCCCGACCTGATCGTCGTCCACAATCCCCACCGGCTCCAGGCCCACGGCCTGAACCTGGCAGCGCAGGTCGCATCCGGCGAGATCGTCGTCCGCGCCGACGGGCACACCGCCTACCCACCCGATTACGTCCGCCGCTCGGTCGAGGCGTTGCTGAGCTGCGACGCCGTCGCGGTCGGGGGCAACCTCCTGCCGCTGGGGACGACACCGTTCGGGAAGGCCGTCGCGGCGGTGATGCGTTCGCCACTGGCGATCGGGCCGGGGAGGTTCCACCACGCGTCGGAGCGGCAGCTGGCGGACACCGTCTACCTCGGCGCGTACCGCCGCGCCGACTTCCTGGCCACCGGCGGGTACCGCGCCCTGCCATCAGGCGTCGCCGAGGACGCCGACCTGTACCACCGCTGGCGCCGCGAGGGCCGCACGATCCTGCTCGACCCCGCTATCCGCTCCACCTACCGCCCGCGCGAGACGCCACGGGCGTTCGGCCAACAGAGCTGGCGGTACGGGCGCGGCAAAGGCGAACTGCTGTGGCTCAACGGGCGCTGGCCGTCGTGGCGTCCCGCCGCCCCGCTCGCGCTGGTGGTCGGTTTGGTCACCACCGCCGCCGTGTGGGTCGCCGCCGGCGTGTGGTGGCCGTTCGCGGCCGTCACCGGGGCGTGGGTGCTGGTCGTCGCAACCGTCGCCGCCCGCTGCGCAGACACCCTCGCCGGGGCGGCGCGGGTCGCGGCGGCTGTGGTGATCATGCATCTGGCGTACGGGGCCGGACTGGTCGTGGGGATGGTGTCGGGGCCGCGCCCCGTGCGGCACCTGCGTCAGCCGGACCGGTGA
- a CDS encoding GuaB3 family IMP dehydrogenase-related protein: protein MREVEIGPGRRARAGYALDDVTLVPSRRSRSVGLVDVSWQLDAYPFALPVLSAPVDAVTSPATARLVGELGGLGVLNLQGLWTRYDDAEDVLAEVATLRPGPDATERLQELYAAPVRDDLIGRRVEELSSHGLAAASLTPQRVERYHRAALEAGLDLLVVQGVVVTAQYVGRDGEEPLDLKAFTARYGIPVLVGGVASAKSALHLMRTGAVGVLVGVGVGSVSTTTAALGVGRPQATAIAEVAAARARYLAESGRYVHVIASGGIRTGGDIARAIACGADAVMLGRPLAAAREAPGGGAYWGYSAAHHELPRGQLTRVQPLGTLAQILTGPAHRDDGTVNLVGGLRRAMAVCGYEDLRGFQRAELAVRA from the coding sequence GTGCGAGAGGTCGAGATCGGTCCGGGACGCCGGGCTCGGGCCGGGTACGCGTTGGACGACGTGACCCTGGTCCCGTCGCGTCGTAGCCGCAGCGTCGGCCTGGTGGACGTGTCTTGGCAGCTGGACGCCTACCCGTTCGCGCTGCCGGTGCTGTCCGCTCCGGTGGACGCCGTGACCTCACCAGCCACGGCACGGCTGGTCGGCGAGCTCGGCGGCCTGGGTGTGCTGAACCTGCAGGGGCTTTGGACCCGGTACGACGACGCCGAGGACGTGCTGGCCGAGGTCGCGACACTCCGGCCGGGACCGGACGCGACCGAACGGTTGCAGGAGTTGTACGCCGCCCCCGTCCGCGACGACCTGATCGGCCGACGCGTCGAGGAGCTGTCGTCCCACGGCCTGGCAGCTGCGAGCCTGACGCCGCAGCGGGTGGAGCGCTACCACCGGGCCGCGCTGGAAGCCGGGCTCGACCTGTTGGTCGTGCAGGGGGTGGTGGTCACGGCCCAGTACGTGGGACGTGACGGCGAGGAACCCCTCGACCTCAAGGCGTTCACGGCGCGGTACGGCATCCCCGTGCTGGTCGGTGGGGTGGCGTCGGCGAAGTCCGCCCTGCACCTGATGCGCACCGGGGCGGTCGGGGTCCTGGTCGGGGTGGGGGTGGGCAGCGTGTCGACCACCACGGCGGCGCTCGGCGTCGGCCGGCCGCAGGCGACCGCGATCGCCGAGGTCGCTGCGGCCCGCGCTCGCTACCTCGCGGAATCCGGCCGGTACGTGCACGTCATCGCTAGTGGCGGGATCCGTACCGGCGGGGACATCGCCCGGGCGATCGCATGTGGGGCCGACGCGGTGATGCTGGGCCGACCGCTGGCTGCTGCGCGCGAGGCCCCCGGCGGCGGGGCGTACTGGGGCTACTCCGCAGCGCACCACGAGCTGCCCCGCGGTCAGCTGACCCGGGTCCAACCGCTGGGGACGTTGGCGCAGATCCTCACCGGCCCCGCGCACCGCGACGACGGCACGGTCAACCTGGTCGGCGGTCTACGTCGCGCGATGGCCGTCTGCGGGTACGAGGATCTCAGAGGGTTCCAACGCGCCGAGCTGGCGGTGCGGGCGTGA
- the gmd gene encoding GDP-mannose 4,6-dehydratase, whose amino-acid sequence MAGRRALITGVTGQDGSYLAEHLLDLGYEVHGIVRTTTSDIAATRVGHLLIGEQPHVHLHVADLGDGFSLLRLVEEIEPHEIYNLAAQSHVRASFDMPITTGDITGLGAVRLLESIRKVDPSIRFYQASSSEMFGAAPPPQNEETPFHPRSPYAVSKVYAYWATANYREAYGLHASNGILFNHESPRRGKEFVTRKITSHIPRILTGEIKELRLGNLDARRDWGHARDYVRAMHMMVVHDEPLDLVVGTGESHTIREFLDLAFAMVDVDWHDHVVIDERLFRPAEVDYLQSDPTRARQTIGWGTTMTFEELVADMVRADCQAYGIDV is encoded by the coding sequence ATGGCGGGGCGTCGGGCGCTGATCACGGGAGTCACCGGGCAGGACGGGTCGTACCTGGCCGAACACCTGTTGGACCTGGGGTACGAGGTCCACGGCATCGTGCGCACCACGACCAGTGACATCGCCGCAACCCGTGTCGGTCACCTGCTGATCGGTGAGCAGCCGCATGTCCACTTGCACGTGGCTGACCTCGGAGACGGCTTCTCGTTGTTGCGTCTGGTCGAGGAGATCGAACCGCACGAGATCTACAACCTGGCAGCGCAGTCGCACGTCCGCGCGTCGTTCGACATGCCGATCACGACCGGTGACATCACAGGCCTCGGTGCCGTCCGCCTCCTGGAGAGCATCCGGAAGGTCGATCCCAGCATCCGCTTCTACCAGGCCTCCAGCAGCGAGATGTTCGGGGCGGCACCACCGCCGCAGAACGAGGAGACCCCTTTCCATCCTCGTAGCCCCTACGCCGTGTCCAAGGTGTACGCCTACTGGGCGACCGCGAACTACCGGGAGGCGTACGGGCTCCACGCCAGCAACGGGATCCTCTTCAACCACGAGAGCCCGCGGCGGGGCAAGGAGTTCGTGACGCGGAAGATCACCAGCCACATCCCTCGGATCCTGACCGGCGAGATCAAGGAACTGCGCCTGGGCAACCTCGACGCGCGACGCGACTGGGGCCATGCGCGCGACTACGTGCGTGCCATGCACATGATGGTGGTCCACGACGAACCCCTCGATCTGGTGGTGGGCACGGGTGAGAGCCACACCATCCGCGAGTTCCTCGACCTGGCGTTCGCGATGGTCGACGTCGACTGGCACGACCACGTGGTCATCGACGAGCGCTTGTTCCGCCCCGCCGAGGTCGACTACCTGCAGAGCGACCCGACCCGCGCCAGACAGACCATCGGTTGGGGGACGACGATGACGTTCGAGGAGCTCGTCGCCGACATGGTCCGCGCGGACTGCCAGGCGTACGGGATCGACGTCTAG
- a CDS encoding exopolysaccharide biosynthesis polyprenyl glycosylphosphotransferase, whose amino-acid sequence MAQRQRSHRPTRTPRAAPADLPLLTRLNERGFRLVQIADAVAVFAILVATNLVRFGWETWDPGPGATYDRGDYLVSFAVAAVIHVSVYYFGGLYEREPRLGFPPALPRAVPLTVVAVLLIGLVVMATSGAGVRVLPFPTINLGVLAVLGSVAVAANRRAVHLLRLNRQGPPRVLLVGAPDEVNVARQHIRDANHAQLVGSTSTTEDLLEQVERHRATDVVLLSGRWLDSLYPTLLNRLERKGVTVLQRVTAKDTLFGLQGVREVGGMPFVLLRNQTLPVSRARFKRVFELILLAALSPVLLAVLGAVAAYQLVVVGRPILFWQERVGKDGRPFQMVKFRTMHPSAEEDGAPRLATYDDPRIISACRWVRAMRLDELPQLWNILRGEMSLVGPRPERPLLTAQFEEIIPGYTRRYEIPPGITGLAQVHGRYDTDPEYKLGYDLQYLVNWSPVLDLEILLRTVLVVITRRI is encoded by the coding sequence GTGGCGCAGCGGCAGCGTTCACACCGCCCGACCCGCACCCCGAGGGCCGCGCCGGCGGATCTGCCTCTGCTGACCCGGCTGAACGAGCGCGGGTTCCGGCTGGTGCAGATCGCCGACGCCGTCGCGGTGTTCGCCATCCTGGTGGCCACCAACCTGGTGCGCTTCGGGTGGGAGACGTGGGATCCCGGCCCCGGGGCGACCTACGACCGGGGTGATTACCTTGTGTCGTTCGCGGTGGCCGCCGTCATCCACGTCTCCGTGTACTACTTCGGCGGGTTGTACGAACGCGAACCCCGGCTGGGTTTCCCGCCAGCGCTGCCTCGGGCGGTTCCGCTCACGGTCGTGGCGGTGCTGCTGATCGGTCTGGTGGTCATGGCGACCAGCGGTGCGGGGGTGCGTGTGCTGCCCTTCCCGACCATCAACCTGGGCGTGCTGGCGGTGCTGGGCTCCGTCGCGGTCGCGGCGAACCGGCGTGCGGTGCACCTGCTGCGGCTCAACCGCCAGGGACCACCCCGGGTGCTGCTCGTCGGCGCGCCCGACGAGGTGAACGTCGCCCGACAGCACATCCGCGACGCCAACCACGCCCAACTCGTCGGCTCCACGTCGACCACCGAGGACCTGCTCGAACAGGTGGAGCGACACCGAGCCACCGATGTCGTCCTGCTGTCGGGGCGCTGGCTGGATTCGCTCTACCCGACGCTGCTCAACCGCTTGGAGCGCAAGGGCGTCACCGTCCTGCAACGGGTCACCGCCAAGGACACCCTGTTCGGCCTGCAAGGCGTCCGCGAGGTCGGTGGCATGCCGTTCGTCCTGCTACGCAACCAGACCCTCCCCGTCTCGCGCGCACGGTTCAAGCGGGTCTTCGAGCTGATCCTGCTCGCGGCGCTGTCCCCGGTGTTGCTGGCGGTGTTGGGCGCGGTCGCCGCCTACCAGCTGGTGGTCGTCGGTCGACCGATCCTGTTCTGGCAGGAACGGGTCGGGAAGGACGGCCGACCGTTCCAGATGGTGAAGTTCCGCACCATGCACCCATCCGCCGAGGAGGACGGCGCCCCGCGGCTCGCGACCTACGACGATCCGCGCATCATCTCGGCGTGCCGCTGGGTTCGAGCGATGCGCCTCGACGAGCTACCGCAGCTGTGGAACATCCTCCGCGGCGAGATGTCGCTGGTCGGGCCGCGCCCCGAACGACCGCTGCTGACCGCACAGTTCGAGGAGATCATCCCCGGCTACACGCGCCGCTACGAGATCCCGCCGGGGATCACCGGACTGGCGCAGGTTCACGGCCGGTACGACACCGATCCCGAGTACAAGCTCGGCTACGACCTGCAGTACCTCGTGAACTGGTCACCGGTGCTGGACCTCGAGATCCTGCTGCGGACGGTGTTGGTGGTGATCACCCGCCGGATCTGA
- a CDS encoding DUF5319 domain-containing protein, with protein sequence MADEFDEEPRLDEHESALVRQDLKDLSRFEETFAAEGYRGVSVFCRDCEEEHFYPWAMLRENLEALLETGETPVHEPAFAPEPDQYVPWEYARGYVDALADVGVHERVEVDACPHCRWRIPQDLRESNFCPRCGAPLLRERLRRVLTGRGVQDVDAVLREAGLPG encoded by the coding sequence ATGGCTGACGAGTTCGACGAGGAGCCTCGGCTCGACGAGCACGAATCGGCGCTGGTCCGCCAGGATCTCAAGGACCTGTCGAGGTTCGAGGAGACGTTCGCGGCGGAGGGTTACCGCGGCGTGTCGGTGTTCTGCCGCGACTGCGAGGAGGAGCACTTCTACCCGTGGGCGATGCTGCGGGAGAACCTGGAGGCGCTGCTCGAGACCGGCGAGACGCCCGTCCACGAGCCGGCGTTCGCACCGGAGCCCGACCAGTACGTCCCCTGGGAGTACGCGCGTGGGTACGTCGACGCGCTCGCAGACGTCGGCGTCCACGAACGGGTGGAGGTCGACGCGTGCCCGCACTGCCGATGGCGGATCCCACAGGACCTGCGCGAAAGCAACTTCTGCCCCCGCTGCGGAGCCCCGCTGCTGCGTGAGCGGCTGCGTCGGGTGCTGACGGGGCGGGGTGTGCAGGACGTCGACGCGGTGCTCCGAGAAGCCGGCCTGCCGGGGTGA
- a CDS encoding glycosyltransferase family 2 protein produces the protein MSPRVSVVIPAYDEGDEIVAVLDRLFESVTLPCEVLVVVDRPSDPTVEVVEAYAEKEPRVTSAVNTYGPGPANAIRFGFDHASAGVVVVTMADGSDDPLQIDDLTRLVERGVVVAAASRYMPAGQQVGGPWLKGFLSKLAGLTLAWFARVGTRDATNSFKAYRREFVRQVGIHSRSGFEIGLELVAKARRLRLPVAEIPTIWLERDHGVSHFRLLAWIPVYLRWYLFAFGRRLSIEEVRAQAERTAR, from the coding sequence GTGAGCCCACGGGTGTCGGTGGTGATCCCCGCCTACGACGAGGGCGACGAGATCGTCGCCGTCCTCGACCGGCTGTTCGAGTCCGTGACGTTGCCGTGCGAGGTCCTGGTCGTCGTGGACCGGCCCAGCGACCCGACCGTCGAGGTGGTCGAGGCCTACGCCGAGAAGGAACCGCGGGTCACCTCGGCGGTGAACACCTACGGTCCGGGCCCCGCGAACGCGATCCGCTTCGGGTTCGATCACGCGTCGGCTGGAGTGGTCGTCGTGACCATGGCCGACGGCAGCGACGACCCGTTGCAGATCGACGACCTCACGCGCCTGGTCGAGCGGGGTGTGGTGGTGGCGGCTGCCTCGCGGTACATGCCCGCCGGCCAGCAGGTCGGTGGGCCGTGGCTGAAGGGGTTCCTGTCCAAGCTGGCCGGGTTGACGCTCGCGTGGTTCGCGCGGGTGGGGACGCGCGACGCGACGAACTCGTTCAAGGCCTACCGCCGGGAGTTCGTGCGGCAGGTCGGGATCCACAGCCGTTCCGGGTTCGAGATCGGCCTGGAGCTCGTGGCCAAAGCGCGGCGGCTGCGCTTGCCGGTCGCCGAGATCCCCACGATCTGGCTGGAACGCGACCACGGCGTGTCGCACTTCCGGCTGCTTGCGTGGATCCCCGTCTACCTGCGCTGGTACCTGTTCGCGTTCGGTCGGCGCCTGTCGATCGAGGAGGTGCGTGCCCAGGCCGAGCGGACGGCCCGGTGA
- a CDS encoding NAD(P)-dependent oxidoreductase has protein sequence MSRVLVTGASGFIGGYVVAELLERGFEVVGLDDHSKYGPVTKSYDDHPRYRLVEGDARDADLMYDLLDGCQHLIAGAAMIGGISYFHTYAYDLLATNERIIAATCDAAIRRHREGAPLDKVTYLSSSMVFESTTCWPSYEGQQSHIPPPASSYGFQKLAVEYFARAAWDQHQLPYTIVRPFNCVGIGEARARGDVEVTSGDVKLAMSHVVPDLVQKIVRGQDPLHVLGSGRQVRHYTYGGDLARGIATAMAHPAARNDDFNLSTDASTTVLELAELIWRKLKGPDVEFRWVSDEPFEHDVAKRIPAVDKARQLLGWEATTSLDDMLDEVIPWIVDAIEDGRI, from the coding sequence GTGAGCCGGGTCCTGGTGACCGGCGCGTCGGGGTTCATCGGCGGGTACGTGGTCGCCGAGCTGCTCGAGCGCGGCTTCGAGGTGGTCGGGCTCGACGACCACTCCAAGTACGGCCCGGTCACCAAGTCCTACGACGATCATCCCCGCTACCGGCTGGTCGAGGGCGACGCTCGCGACGCCGACCTGATGTACGACCTCCTGGACGGGTGCCAGCACCTGATCGCCGGGGCGGCCATGATCGGGGGGATCTCCTACTTCCACACCTACGCCTACGACCTGCTGGCCACCAACGAGCGGATCATCGCCGCCACCTGCGACGCCGCGATCCGTCGCCACCGCGAGGGCGCGCCGCTCGACAAGGTCACCTACCTGTCGTCGTCCATGGTGTTCGAATCGACCACCTGCTGGCCGTCGTACGAAGGCCAGCAGAGCCACATCCCGCCGCCGGCGTCGTCGTACGGCTTCCAGAAGCTGGCGGTCGAGTACTTCGCGCGCGCGGCGTGGGACCAACACCAGCTGCCGTACACGATCGTGCGGCCGTTCAACTGCGTGGGGATCGGTGAGGCTCGCGCCCGCGGGGACGTGGAGGTCACCAGCGGGGACGTGAAGCTGGCCATGAGCCACGTGGTGCCGGACCTGGTGCAGAAGATCGTCCGGGGCCAGGATCCGCTGCACGTCCTGGGATCGGGGCGGCAGGTGCGCCACTACACCTACGGCGGCGACCTGGCCCGTGGCATCGCCACCGCCATGGCCCATCCCGCGGCGCGCAACGACGACTTCAACCTGTCCACCGACGCGTCCACGACCGTGCTGGAGCTGGCGGAGCTGATCTGGCGGAAGTTGAAAGGCCCGGACGTGGAGTTCCGCTGGGTGTCGGACGAGCCGTTCGAGCACGACGTCGCCAAACGTATCCCGGCGGTCGACAAAGCCCGTCAGCTGCTGGGCTGGGAGGCGACCACCTCCCTCGACGACATGCTCGACGAGGTCATCCCGTGGATCGTCGACGCGATCGAGGACGGCCGGATCTGA
- a CDS encoding nucleotide sugar dehydrogenase, producing the protein MSSAASFSNDVVIIGGCGHVGLPLGIALADRGLRTVLYDIDAAAVATVNSGTLPFAEAGAQEPLRRANRDRLLHATTDDASVGSAEHVVVVIGTPVDEHLNPDPNAIPRALGRCSQHLRDGQLVVLRSTVYPGVTGMVERMLGDLGVDADVAFCPERIAEGRAMMELYELPQIIAGRTDRARSRAEKLFRVLTDTIITLEPEEAELAKLFTNVWRYIKFATANQLYMMANDFGLDFERIRQALTYDYPRADDVPPAGFAAGPCLLKDTMQLAAFNNNNFALGHAAMLVNEGLPLYVVARLEERFDLATMTVGILGMAFKGESDDIRESLSYKLKRILKFKAADVLTTDPHVTVDDDLIPQDEVLARSDLLIVGAPHDAYRGLETDLPVADIWNVVGRGVRV; encoded by the coding sequence ATGAGCAGCGCGGCGTCCTTCAGCAACGACGTCGTGATCATCGGCGGGTGCGGCCACGTGGGGCTGCCTCTGGGGATCGCGCTGGCGGACCGGGGGCTGCGAACCGTGCTCTACGACATCGACGCCGCGGCCGTCGCGACGGTCAACAGCGGCACGTTGCCGTTCGCCGAAGCGGGCGCCCAGGAGCCGCTCCGCCGCGCGAACCGCGATCGTCTGCTGCACGCCACGACCGACGACGCGTCCGTGGGGAGCGCCGAGCACGTCGTCGTCGTCATCGGCACGCCCGTCGACGAGCATCTCAACCCCGATCCCAACGCGATCCCGCGGGCACTGGGCCGGTGCAGCCAGCACCTCCGCGACGGGCAGCTGGTGGTGTTGCGCAGCACCGTGTACCCGGGGGTCACCGGCATGGTCGAGCGCATGTTGGGTGACCTCGGCGTCGATGCGGACGTGGCGTTCTGTCCCGAACGGATCGCTGAGGGCCGCGCGATGATGGAGCTGTACGAGCTGCCACAGATCATCGCCGGTCGGACCGACCGTGCCCGTTCCCGCGCCGAGAAGCTGTTCCGGGTGCTGACCGACACCATCATCACCCTCGAGCCAGAGGAGGCCGAGCTCGCCAAGCTGTTCACCAACGTGTGGCGCTACATCAAGTTCGCGACGGCCAACCAGCTGTACATGATGGCCAACGATTTCGGGTTGGATTTCGAGCGGATACGCCAGGCGCTGACCTACGACTACCCGCGCGCCGATGACGTGCCACCGGCGGGGTTCGCGGCCGGGCCGTGCCTGTTGAAAGACACCATGCAGCTCGCCGCTTTCAACAACAACAACTTCGCGCTGGGGCACGCCGCGATGCTGGTCAACGAGGGCCTGCCGCTGTACGTCGTGGCACGCCTGGAGGAGCGCTTCGACCTGGCCACCATGACGGTGGGGATCCTCGGGATGGCGTTCAAGGGCGAGTCGGACGACATCCGTGAGAGTCTGAGCTACAAGCTGAAACGGATCCTGAAGTTCAAGGCCGCCGACGTGCTGACCACCGATCCGCACGTGACGGTGGACGACGACCTCATCCCGCAGGACGAGGTGCTGGCACGCTCCGACCTGCTGATCGTGGGCGCCCCGCACGACGCCTACCGCGGGCTGGAGACCGACCTCCCGGTCGCCGACATCTGGAACGTCGTCGGGCGCGGGGTGCGGGTGTGA